The proteins below come from a single Chryseobacterium sp. MA9 genomic window:
- a CDS encoding glycoside hydrolase family 30 beta sandwich domain-containing protein produces MRKLIVSCFVVGVVINVSAQNYWKKNAGKTAKVILTNSKADEKMADKGAVKFEQFGQPKETDACIFVAPNFKYQKLIGIGGAITDASAETFYKMPKNKQKEILDAYFGKNGLGYTVVRTNMNSCDFSSDSYTYVEDNDTSLKTFNIAHDEKYKIPMIKEAQKAIGNNFTFYFSPWSPPAWMKSNKSLYKGGRLENEYYQTWADYYIKFIKEYEKRGINIWGLTVQNEPMATQSWESCIYTAEEEGEFLKKNLGPTLWKNGYKGKKVMIWDHNRDLIYQRATTTLSDPETSKYASGIGYHWYETWNNKTQLFDNLAETHRAFPDKFLAFTEGCKEQFSMDKIYDVSLGELYSKNMLNDFNKGNALWTDWNILLDETGGPNHKGNFCFAPIIADTKTGEVFYTYEYYYIGHVSKYIRPNAQRIGSSSNRAALTSSAFMNENGQLVTVIMNDSDNDIETNLWIEGMAAKLNAPAHSIQTVIL; encoded by the coding sequence ATGAGAAAACTAATTGTAAGTTGTTTTGTAGTAGGCGTTGTCATCAATGTCAGTGCGCAGAATTATTGGAAAAAAAATGCAGGAAAAACAGCTAAGGTGATCCTTACCAACTCGAAAGCGGATGAGAAGATGGCGGATAAAGGAGCCGTTAAATTTGAACAATTTGGACAACCTAAAGAAACAGATGCCTGTATTTTTGTGGCTCCCAATTTTAAATATCAGAAACTAATAGGAATTGGTGGTGCTATCACAGATGCATCAGCAGAAACTTTTTATAAAATGCCAAAGAATAAGCAGAAGGAAATTCTGGATGCTTATTTTGGTAAGAATGGGTTGGGATATACGGTAGTGCGTACCAATATGAATTCCTGCGACTTCTCCAGTGATTCCTATACTTATGTAGAAGATAATGATACTTCGCTGAAGACTTTTAATATTGCTCATGATGAGAAGTATAAAATCCCGATGATCAAAGAAGCACAGAAAGCGATCGGAAATAATTTCACATTCTATTTCTCTCCATGGAGTCCGCCAGCCTGGATGAAATCAAATAAAAGTTTATACAAAGGCGGAAGGTTAGAAAACGAGTATTATCAAACGTGGGCAGATTATTATATCAAATTCATCAAAGAATACGAAAAGAGAGGAATTAATATCTGGGGGCTGACTGTTCAAAACGAACCAATGGCAACTCAAAGCTGGGAATCATGTATCTACACTGCTGAAGAAGAAGGAGAATTCCTGAAAAAGAATCTTGGACCAACCCTTTGGAAGAACGGATATAAAGGTAAAAAAGTGATGATCTGGGATCACAACAGAGACCTTATCTACCAAAGAGCAACCACCACTTTAAGTGATCCTGAAACATCAAAATATGCTAGCGGAATCGGATATCACTGGTATGAAACATGGAACAACAAGACGCAGCTTTTTGACAATTTAGCAGAAACCCACAGAGCTTTTCCGGATAAATTCCTGGCATTCACTGAAGGATGTAAAGAACAGTTCAGTATGGATAAGATCTATGATGTAAGCCTGGGAGAACTGTACAGTAAAAATATGCTGAATGACTTCAACAAAGGAAACGCATTATGGACCGACTGGAATATTCTGTTGGATGAAACCGGAGGACCTAACCATAAAGGAAACTTCTGTTTTGCCCCAATTATTGCAGACACCAAAACAGGAGAGGTGTTCTATACCTATGAATACTATTATATAGGACATGTTTCAAAATATATCAGACCGAATGCTCAGAGAATCGGAAGTTCTTCTAACAGAGCTGCTCTGACGTCTTCTGCCTTTATGAATGAAAACGGACAATTGGTAACTGTTATTATGAATGATTCGGACAATGATATTGAAACGAATCTATGGATTGAAGGAATGGCTGCCAAACTGAATGCTCCTGCACACTCTATACAGACCGTAATTTTATAA
- a CDS encoding nucleoside phosphorylase, with protein sequence MLNKLAASELVLNEDGSVYHLNLLPEDIADKIILVGDPDRVAKVSKYFDTVEIKKNKREFYTHTGTLRGERITVMSTGIGTENIDIVMNELDALVNIDLKNKEFKTEHKALELFRMGTCGSVNPDVQVDNMLVTQNVVGLDGLMHFYQDYNFENEFSKSFLEKFPYERIKPMLYFSDWAEEMGNYYKDAKYHGNTATFPGFYAPQGRQLRLKAVDDQFLETLNDLGITNFEMETSAIYALSKLLGHKAITVNNVIANRRRGEFSADHHASEKNLIEWVLERIIK encoded by the coding sequence ATGCTAAACAAACTTGCTGCCTCAGAACTTGTTCTGAATGAAGACGGAAGTGTATACCACCTGAATCTTTTACCTGAAGATATTGCTGACAAAATCATCCTTGTAGGTGATCCTGACAGGGTGGCAAAAGTTTCAAAATACTTTGATACTGTAGAGATCAAAAAAAATAAAAGAGAATTCTATACGCATACAGGAACGCTTCGCGGAGAGAGAATCACGGTAATGTCTACCGGTATCGGAACTGAAAACATTGATATCGTAATGAACGAGCTGGATGCCTTGGTGAATATTGATCTTAAAAATAAAGAATTTAAGACTGAGCACAAAGCTCTTGAACTATTCCGTATGGGAACTTGCGGAAGTGTAAACCCGGATGTACAGGTTGACAATATGCTGGTTACCCAAAATGTAGTAGGATTAGACGGATTGATGCATTTCTATCAGGATTATAACTTTGAAAATGAATTTTCTAAAAGCTTCCTTGAAAAATTCCCTTACGAAAGAATCAAGCCGATGCTGTACTTCTCAGACTGGGCTGAAGAAATGGGTAACTATTACAAAGATGCCAAATACCATGGAAATACTGCAACATTCCCAGGATTCTATGCTCCACAGGGAAGACAGCTTCGTCTGAAAGCAGTAGATGATCAATTCTTAGAAACATTGAATGATCTTGGAATCACCAATTTCGAGATGGAAACCTCTGCGATCTATGCGCTTTCAAAATTATTAGGCCATAAAGCCATTACCGTAAATAATGTTATTGCGAACAGAAGACGCGGTGAGTTCTCTGCAGATCATCATGCTTCTGAGAAAAACCTTATTGAATGGGTATTGGAAAGAATTATTAAGTAA
- a CDS encoding enoyl-ACP reductase → MSYGLLKGKKGIIFGALNEQSIAWKVAERCHEEGAEFILSNAPIALRMGELNGLAEKTGSEVIGADATSVEDLEKLFDAAVAKFGKIDFILHSIGMSINVRKGKHYTEMNYDWLEKGWDISAVSFHKVMRVAWEKDCMNEWGSILALTYIAAQRTFPDYNDMSDNKAYLESIARTFGNYWGERKVRVNTVSQSPTMTTAGSGVKGFGGFLGYAEDMSPLGNATALECADYCVTLFSDLTKKVTMQNLFHDGGFSSSGVTQRVISKYDTEK, encoded by the coding sequence ATGTCATACGGTTTACTTAAAGGCAAAAAGGGAATTATTTTTGGAGCCCTTAATGAACAATCTATCGCATGGAAAGTTGCTGAAAGATGCCATGAGGAAGGTGCTGAATTCATTTTATCTAACGCTCCTATTGCTTTGAGAATGGGAGAACTTAATGGTTTAGCAGAAAAAACAGGTTCTGAAGTAATAGGTGCTGATGCTACTTCTGTAGAAGATCTTGAAAAACTTTTTGATGCCGCTGTTGCAAAATTTGGAAAAATCGACTTTATCCTTCACTCTATCGGAATGTCTATCAACGTAAGAAAAGGAAAACATTATACAGAAATGAACTATGACTGGTTGGAAAAAGGCTGGGATATTTCCGCTGTTTCTTTCCATAAGGTAATGCGTGTAGCTTGGGAAAAAGACTGCATGAATGAATGGGGAAGCATTTTGGCGCTTACATACATTGCGGCTCAGAGAACATTCCCGGATTATAATGATATGTCTGATAACAAAGCTTATCTTGAAAGCATTGCAAGAACTTTCGGAAACTATTGGGGAGAAAGAAAAGTACGTGTAAATACAGTTTCTCAGTCTCCTACAATGACTACTGCAGGTAGTGGTGTAAAAGGTTTCGGAGGATTCCTTGGATATGCAGAAGATATGTCTCCACTAGGAAACGCTACAGCTCTTGAATGTGCAGACTACTGTGTAACTTTATTCTCTGATCTTACTAAAAAAGTAACAATGCAGAACCTATTCCATGATGGAGGTTTCAGCAGTTCAGGGGTTACTCAGAGAGTGATCAGTAAATATGATACTGAAAAATAA
- a CDS encoding MarR family winged helix-turn-helix transcriptional regulator, whose protein sequence is MIPLSEHLCFKTYAVSRYITGLYKPYLDEISLTYPQYLVMIVLWENGGMNIGKIGRYLHLDNGTLTPLLKRMEKNGLIIRTRSSEDERVVLINLTKEGVKLKDRAGHIPEAVQSCMHLSNEVKSQLKNSLDEILSIQSVSEI, encoded by the coding sequence ATGATCCCTTTATCAGAACATTTATGTTTTAAAACCTATGCGGTTTCCCGGTATATCACAGGTTTATATAAGCCTTATCTGGATGAAATTTCATTGACCTATCCTCAATATCTTGTAATGATTGTTTTGTGGGAAAATGGTGGAATGAATATCGGAAAGATTGGCAGATACCTTCACCTGGACAACGGCACACTCACTCCACTCCTGAAACGTATGGAAAAAAACGGACTGATCATCCGAACCCGCAGTTCAGAAGATGAAAGAGTAGTACTGATTAATCTTACAAAGGAGGGTGTGAAACTTAAAGACAGAGCGGGGCATATTCCTGAAGCTGTTCAGAGCTGTATGCATCTGAGTAATGAGGTGAAAAGCCAGCTGAAGAATTCTTTAGACGAAATATTATCAATTCAATCTGTATCTGAAATATGA
- a CDS encoding NAD-binding protein, with amino-acid sequence MKKIGIIGYGWLGERVASSLSEKYTISVTTTTENKASDLNSKGINAVVASFPDYQLAEPISQWTEIKDMEILIITIPVSEKSCCVSSLYNRIQNLSAFIGDFTGQMFLMSSTGVYPDLCKEFTEDDIPLESVSGERMLKNKYSQLNILRLGGLMGDNRLLKNYNVGNLDHAVNHIHYADISAIITEMIESKAESKLYNVTAPIHPAKSQVINAQKNIPDGESFEIKGKKVLSSKLVSELDYVFQYPDPRKFHL; translated from the coding sequence ATGAAGAAAATAGGAATTATAGGCTATGGCTGGCTGGGAGAGAGAGTAGCATCTTCCTTATCCGAAAAATATACAATCTCTGTAACGACAACAACAGAAAATAAAGCCAGCGATTTGAATAGCAAGGGAATAAACGCTGTAGTGGCTTCTTTCCCAGATTATCAGTTGGCAGAACCCATTTCTCAATGGACTGAAATTAAAGATATGGAAATTTTGATTATTACCATTCCTGTCTCTGAAAAAAGCTGCTGTGTAAGTTCTTTATATAACAGAATTCAGAATTTATCAGCATTTATCGGGGATTTTACAGGGCAAATGTTCCTGATGAGTTCTACAGGTGTTTATCCAGATCTTTGCAAAGAGTTTACAGAAGATGATATTCCATTGGAAAGTGTTTCGGGAGAAAGAATGCTTAAAAATAAATATTCACAGCTTAATATCCTGAGATTAGGAGGCTTGATGGGTGACAACAGACTTCTGAAAAATTATAATGTGGGAAATCTGGATCATGCAGTAAATCATATTCATTATGCTGATATCAGTGCCATTATCACAGAAATGATTGAAAGTAAAGCTGAATCAAAACTTTACAATGTTACGGCCCCGATTCATCCGGCAAAAAGTCAGGTGATTAATGCACAGAAAAATATACCTGACGGAGAGTCTTTTGAAATAAAAGGGAAGAAGGTTTTATCGTCAAAGCTTGTTTCAGAGCTGGATTATGTATTTCAATATCCGGATCCGAGAAAGTTTCATTTATAA
- a CDS encoding cytochrome-c peroxidase produces MRSYPLLVIILLIGFAVMSFNPIYKGKESENTFVNKGLSDFKTKLEQLKSDVDKFSEDRISLEELQKSLSSTRNSFKEIEFYVAYHYPEFTKTHLNAAPLFHIEAAGTSAYTLPPEGLQVLDELIFSEEAANEKEKIKTITTFLYNSYSGFYLSALKNGLSKGNNKTLPLRVELIRIYSLGVTGFDTPGSLHISEETSHAFSGIQKYINDDPYFKNYNTGKANQILTEAISYLSKNTNFETFDRIEFYKKYVQPLYEEFGKWDGRPDDLKEFSGWNVGNKNFFSSDFLDPYFYTLLKSSEDNPELRNLGKSIFYDQNLSGNEKMSCATCHLQENAFTDLKAKSQSNVEGKTVLRNSPSLYNAVFAKRFFYDLRAFYLEQQAEHVIYNEQEFNTSYENIIQKLKTKPEYKKAFRTAFKDGKISKENFSKALSSYVASLYSFDSDFDRFMRNEKNISDDVKKGFNLFMGKANCATCHFAPHFSGLVPPFFNENESEVLGITTKPIKQLPVELDQDLGRGNSPVKKEKSWIYDYSFKTVTVRNIALTKPYFHNGAFNTLEEVLDFYNEGGGEGLGLKMKNQTLAPDKLNLTETEIKQIIAFLNALTDVSKAK; encoded by the coding sequence ATGAGATCTTATCCACTGCTTGTAATCATCCTTTTGATAGGATTTGCAGTAATGTCTTTTAATCCCATTTATAAAGGAAAAGAAAGCGAAAATACATTTGTCAATAAAGGGTTGTCCGACTTCAAAACCAAGCTTGAACAGCTGAAATCAGATGTTGATAAGTTCTCCGAAGACCGCATTTCACTGGAAGAATTACAAAAATCACTGAGCAGTACCAGAAATTCATTCAAAGAAATAGAATTTTATGTGGCTTATCATTATCCTGAATTTACGAAAACGCATCTTAATGCTGCACCTCTTTTTCATATTGAAGCTGCAGGAACATCAGCATATACACTTCCTCCTGAAGGGCTGCAGGTACTGGATGAACTTATATTTTCAGAAGAAGCAGCCAATGAGAAAGAAAAGATCAAAACCATTACGACATTTCTATACAACAGTTATTCCGGGTTTTATCTAAGTGCTTTAAAAAATGGCTTAAGTAAAGGCAACAACAAGACATTACCTTTACGTGTAGAGCTGATCAGGATCTATTCACTAGGAGTGACAGGTTTTGATACTCCAGGTTCTTTGCATATTTCCGAAGAAACAAGCCACGCTTTTTCCGGGATACAGAAATACATTAATGATGATCCTTATTTTAAAAATTATAATACGGGTAAGGCAAATCAAATATTAACAGAAGCAATCAGCTATCTTTCAAAAAATACCAATTTTGAAACTTTTGACAGAATTGAGTTTTATAAAAAGTACGTACAGCCTTTGTATGAAGAGTTTGGAAAATGGGACGGAAGACCTGATGATCTTAAAGAATTTTCCGGTTGGAATGTAGGAAACAAAAACTTTTTCAGCAGCGATTTTTTAGATCCGTATTTTTATACCTTATTGAAATCCTCAGAAGATAACCCGGAACTCAGAAACCTTGGAAAATCTATTTTCTATGATCAAAACTTAAGTGGTAATGAAAAGATGAGCTGTGCAACCTGCCACCTGCAGGAAAATGCTTTTACAGATCTTAAAGCCAAATCACAAAGCAATGTGGAAGGAAAAACAGTTTTGAGAAACTCTCCATCTTTATATAATGCTGTTTTTGCCAAAAGATTTTTCTATGATCTTCGTGCTTTCTATCTGGAACAGCAGGCAGAACACGTCATTTATAATGAGCAGGAATTTAATACAAGCTACGAAAATATTATTCAGAAACTAAAAACAAAACCTGAGTATAAAAAGGCTTTCCGTACAGCTTTCAAGGATGGAAAGATCAGTAAAGAAAATTTCTCGAAAGCATTAAGTTCTTATGTAGCTTCACTATACTCATTTGACAGCGATTTTGACCGTTTTATGAGGAATGAAAAGAATATTTCCGATGATGTGAAAAAAGGGTTCAACCTGTTTATGGGAAAAGCCAATTGTGCAACCTGCCATTTTGCGCCTCATTTTTCAGGATTGGTGCCACCGTTTTTTAATGAAAATGAATCTGAGGTTTTGGGAATTACCACGAAGCCTATCAAACAACTTCCTGTGGAGCTTGATCAGGATTTAGGAAGAGGAAACAGTCCCGTGAAAAAGGAAAAATCATGGATTTATGATTACTCTTTCAAAACTGTGACAGTGAGAAACATTGCCCTTACCAAACCATACTTTCATAACGGAGCTTTCAATACATTAGAAGAAGTTCTTGACTTTTATAACGAAGGAGGTGGAGAAGGATTAGGATTAAAAATGAAAAACCAAACCCTTGCACCGGATAAATTAAACCTTACCGAAACAGAAATAAAACAGATCATCGCCTTTCTGAATGCTCTTACGGATGTAAGTAAAGCGAAATAA
- a CDS encoding family 16 glycosylhydrolase, with protein MKIKFKNIISICAGGILFLSVLNCASNKPDAGRTLIWNDEFNGKGLPDSLKWNYDVGGGGFGNEEAQFYTKNRLENARMEKGNLIIEAKNENWENNKYTSARLLTKGKFAFQYGTIEVRAKLPKGRGTWPAIWMMSENMKKWPDDGELDIMEHVGYNQGFIHASVHTKKYNHIQGTQKTDTLFVKDASEKFHVYKADWTPEKIDVYIDGQKFFTYENEEKNNEAWPFDRPYFIILNLAVGGFWGGKEGIDDSVFPQKYYIDYVRVYQNK; from the coding sequence ATGAAAATCAAATTCAAAAATATAATCAGTATCTGTGCAGGAGGAATTCTCTTCCTTTCCGTTCTCAACTGTGCCTCAAATAAACCAGATGCTGGGAGAACGCTGATTTGGAATGATGAATTTAATGGTAAAGGACTTCCGGATTCATTAAAATGGAATTACGATGTTGGAGGTGGAGGTTTTGGAAATGAGGAAGCTCAGTTTTATACCAAAAACAGGCTTGAGAATGCCCGAATGGAAAAAGGAAATCTGATTATTGAGGCCAAAAATGAAAATTGGGAAAACAATAAATATACTTCTGCAAGACTTTTAACCAAAGGAAAATTTGCTTTTCAATATGGAACAATAGAAGTAAGAGCAAAGCTTCCCAAAGGTCGTGGAACCTGGCCGGCAATCTGGATGATGAGTGAAAATATGAAGAAATGGCCGGATGATGGCGAACTGGATATCATGGAACATGTTGGTTATAATCAGGGATTTATCCATGCTTCTGTCCATACTAAAAAATATAATCATATCCAGGGAACACAGAAAACAGATACTTTGTTTGTAAAGGATGCTAGCGAAAAATTCCATGTCTATAAAGCAGACTGGACCCCAGAAAAGATTGACGTTTACATAGATGGTCAGAAATTTTTCACCTATGAAAATGAAGAGAAAAATAATGAGGCCTGGCCTTTTGACAGACCTTATTTTATCATTCTAAATCTTGCTGTAGGAGGATTTTGGGGTGGAAAAGAAGGCATTGATGACTCTGTTTTTCCACAAAAGTATTATATAGACTATGTGAGAGTCTATCAGAATAAATAA
- the bglX gene encoding beta-glucosidase BglX: MKRVYFLLAFSVLGLNAYGQKTIDQKVAELLSKMTLEEKVGQMVQYSGFEYATGPQKSNSAAVLEEIKKGKVGSMLNVAGSEETRSFQKLAMQSRLKIPLLFGQDVIHGYRTTFPVNLGQAASWDLTMIEKSERIAATEAAAYGIHWTFAPMVDIARDPRWGRVMEGSGEDTYLGTKIGLARIKGFQGRGLGSLDAVMACAKHFAAYGAAVGGRDYNSVDMSLRQLNETYLPPFKAAAEAGVATFMNSFNDINGIPATANQYIQRDLLKGKWNYKGFVVSDWGSIGEMVPHGYAKDANEAAERAIEGGSDMDMESRVYMAELPKLVKEGKVDPKLIDDATGRILTKKFEMGLFDDPYRFSNEKRQKEQTDNQENRKFGREFGSKSIVLLKNQGNILPLSKTIKTVALIGPFGKETVANHGFWSIAFKDDNQRIVSQFDGIKNQLDKNSTLLYAKGCNVDDQDKTQFAEAIETAKKADVVIMTLGEGHAMSGEAKSRSNIGFTGVQEDLLKEIAKTGKPIILMINAGRPLIFNWASDNIPAIMYTWWLGTEAGNSIADVLLGTVNPGGKLPMSFPRTEGQIPLYYNHYNTGRPAKNNTDRNYVSAYIDLDNDPKYPFGYGLSYTDFKYSDMVLSSANLTGNQTLNISVTVSNTGKYDGEEVAQLYIRDLFGKVVRPVKELKGFQKVFIKKGESKKIDFKLTPEDLKFFDDNLNFDWEGGEFDIMIGTNSQNVQTKRINWTK; this comes from the coding sequence ATGAAAAGAGTTTATTTCTTACTGGCATTTTCCGTACTTGGACTGAATGCTTACGGACAAAAGACAATTGATCAGAAAGTTGCAGAATTACTGTCTAAAATGACCCTTGAGGAAAAAGTAGGACAGATGGTCCAGTACAGTGGGTTTGAATATGCTACAGGACCTCAGAAATCTAATTCTGCAGCCGTTTTAGAAGAAATTAAAAAAGGGAAAGTGGGTTCTATGCTGAATGTGGCAGGATCAGAAGAAACCAGATCATTTCAGAAACTGGCAATGCAGTCAAGACTGAAAATTCCTTTATTGTTCGGTCAGGATGTTATTCATGGCTATCGTACCACATTCCCAGTAAATCTTGGACAGGCAGCAAGTTGGGATCTGACAATGATTGAAAAATCGGAAAGAATTGCTGCTACAGAAGCAGCAGCCTACGGTATTCACTGGACATTTGCTCCAATGGTGGATATTGCCAGAGATCCGAGATGGGGAAGAGTAATGGAAGGTTCCGGAGAAGACACATACCTGGGAACAAAAATAGGATTAGCAAGAATCAAAGGATTTCAGGGCAGAGGTTTAGGAAGTCTTGATGCAGTAATGGCCTGTGCAAAGCATTTTGCAGCATATGGAGCCGCTGTAGGTGGAAGGGATTACAATTCTGTAGATATGAGTCTCAGACAGCTGAATGAAACTTATCTTCCTCCTTTCAAAGCCGCAGCAGAAGCTGGAGTAGCTACTTTTATGAATTCCTTCAATGATATTAACGGGATTCCGGCGACGGCTAACCAATATATTCAGAGAGATCTGTTAAAAGGAAAATGGAACTATAAAGGTTTTGTAGTTTCAGACTGGGGAAGCATCGGAGAAATGGTTCCTCACGGTTATGCCAAAGATGCTAACGAAGCCGCGGAAAGAGCAATAGAAGGTGGAAGCGATATGGATATGGAAAGCCGTGTCTATATGGCAGAACTTCCAAAACTGGTGAAAGAAGGGAAAGTAGATCCCAAACTTATAGATGATGCAACGGGAAGAATTTTAACCAAGAAATTCGAAATGGGGCTTTTCGATGATCCTTACAGATTCAGCAATGAGAAAAGACAAAAAGAACAGACTGATAATCAGGAGAACAGAAAATTCGGAAGAGAATTTGGCTCGAAAAGCATTGTTCTTCTTAAAAATCAGGGAAATATTCTTCCCCTCTCAAAAACGATAAAAACAGTAGCTCTGATTGGTCCTTTCGGTAAAGAAACAGTGGCAAACCACGGATTTTGGTCTATTGCTTTTAAAGATGATAACCAAAGAATCGTTTCACAATTTGACGGAATTAAAAACCAACTGGATAAAAACTCCACTTTACTCTATGCAAAAGGCTGTAATGTGGATGACCAGGACAAAACTCAGTTTGCAGAAGCCATAGAAACAGCTAAAAAAGCGGATGTGGTGATCATGACACTGGGTGAAGGCCATGCGATGAGTGGAGAAGCAAAAAGCAGAAGTAATATTGGATTTACAGGAGTTCAGGAAGATTTGTTGAAAGAAATTGCCAAAACAGGTAAACCAATCATTCTGATGATCAATGCCGGAAGACCTCTGATTTTCAATTGGGCATCAGACAATATTCCTGCAATCATGTACACATGGTGGCTGGGAACTGAAGCCGGGAACTCTATTGCAGATGTTCTGCTTGGTACTGTGAATCCAGGTGGGAAACTTCCGATGAGTTTTCCGAGAACAGAAGGGCAGATTCCTTTGTATTACAATCATTATAATACAGGAAGACCAGCAAAAAATAATACAGACAGAAACTATGTTTCAGCATATATAGATCTTGATAATGATCCGAAATATCCGTTTGGATATGGCTTAAGCTATACGGATTTCAAATATTCTGATATGGTTTTAAGTTCTGCAAATCTTACAGGAAACCAGACTCTGAATATCAGTGTTACTGTTTCCAACACAGGAAAATATGATGGTGAAGAGGTTGCTCAGCTTTATATCAGAGATCTTTTCGGGAAAGTAGTAAGACCTGTGAAGGAACTGAAAGGTTTCCAGAAAGTATTCATCAAAAAAGGAGAAAGTAAAAAGATAGATTTTAAACTTACCCCGGAAGATCTGAAATTCTTTGATGATAATCTGAATTTTGACTGGGAAGGCGGAGAATTCGATATTATGATCGGAACCAATTCTCAAAATGTGCAGACCAAAAGAATTAACTGGACAAAGTAA
- a CDS encoding DNA-3-methyladenine glycosylase I, which translates to METIRCGWCEKDDLYRKYHDEEWGRPVYDDETIFEFLILESFQAGLSWYTILSKRENFRSAFDHFDYKKVAAYSEKKVEELMNNPGIIRNRLKILAAVTNAQRFMEIQKEFGSFSNYIWSFTGGKPIDNSPETLADVPATTEISDLISKELKKRGFKFVGSTVIYAHMQATGMVNDHIKDCFTRK; encoded by the coding sequence ATGGAAACAATACGATGTGGGTGGTGTGAAAAAGATGACCTTTATAGAAAGTATCATGATGAAGAGTGGGGAAGACCTGTGTATGATGATGAAACAATATTTGAATTCCTCATTCTTGAAAGTTTTCAGGCCGGACTGAGCTGGTATACTATTTTATCTAAAAGAGAAAATTTCAGAAGCGCTTTTGATCATTTTGATTATAAAAAGGTAGCCGCCTATTCAGAGAAGAAAGTCGAAGAATTAATGAACAATCCAGGAATTATCAGAAACAGGCTTAAAATTCTGGCAGCAGTTACCAATGCTCAGCGATTTATGGAAATTCAGAAAGAATTCGGGAGTTTTTCCAACTATATCTGGAGCTTTACGGGCGGGAAACCAATTGATAACAGTCCTGAGACTTTAGCTGATGTTCCTGCTACAACAGAAATTTCCGATCTTATTTCTAAAGAACTTAAAAAAAGAGGGTTTAAATTCGTAGGTTCTACAGTAATTTATGCCCATATGCAGGCTACCGGAATGGTAAATGACCATATAAAAGACTGCTTTACCAGGAAATAA